One genomic segment of Prochlorococcus marinus str. MIT 0919 includes these proteins:
- a CDS encoding PD-(D/E)XK nuclease family protein, translated as MIDLKRNGKKEPVKATGVRSRESSSYKPNQTADFKISRGRFSNFLTCKRCFYLDRVMGLDPPGTPGWTLNETTDLLLKKEFDECRETQTPHRLFAANGLGHVVPFDHPEMDNWRNSLHRGLMLRHKDTSIILTGGVDDIWQDTRTKQLIVVDYKSQAKNGVVDKQDYLDDPYHDGYKIQMDFYAYLLSGMGFDVHPTSYFLVCNAKRDDDGFHKTMNFDEYLVPYNWNSYWIEEEVDEMVALMNQHQIPEPNECCKNCAYSEQYAKAVHQADSKQRENVQGSFFS; from the coding sequence ATGATTGACCTCAAAAGAAACGGCAAAAAAGAACCTGTAAAAGCAACTGGAGTCCGTAGTAGAGAATCGTCTTCTTATAAACCTAATCAAACAGCAGATTTCAAGATCAGTAGAGGTCGTTTCTCAAACTTCCTGACTTGTAAAAGATGCTTTTATCTAGATCGAGTCATGGGTCTTGATCCGCCTGGAACACCCGGTTGGACTCTCAATGAAACCACTGACCTTCTACTTAAAAAAGAATTTGATGAGTGCCGAGAAACTCAGACACCACATCGTTTATTTGCTGCTAATGGGTTAGGACATGTAGTTCCTTTTGATCATCCAGAAATGGATAACTGGAGAAATTCTCTTCATCGTGGATTGATGCTTAGACACAAAGACACCAGCATTATTTTGACGGGAGGAGTCGACGATATATGGCAGGACACCAGAACCAAGCAGTTAATCGTGGTGGACTACAAATCTCAAGCAAAGAATGGTGTTGTTGATAAGCAAGACTATTTAGATGATCCATATCACGATGGATACAAGATTCAAATGGATTTCTATGCCTATCTGCTTTCAGGTATGGGGTTTGATGTCCATCCAACGTCTTACTTCTTGGTCTGCAATGCCAAAAGAGATGACGATGGCTTCCATAAGACGATGAACTTTGACGAATACCTCGTTCCCTATAACTGGAATAGCTATTGGATCGAAGAAGAAGTTGATGAGATGGTTGCTCTTATGAATCAGCATCAAATCCCTGAACCGAATGAGTGTTGTAAAAACTGTGCTTATTCAGAACAGTATGCAAAAGCAGTTCATCAAGCTGACAGTAAGCAAAGGGAGAATGTCCAAGGCTCATTCTTTTCTTGA
- a CDS encoding tetratricopeptide repeat protein codes for MKFRNTAIALGIGAAAAAAGLSLLKVDKPVIIGSTVVFFAGGLMIAGRDEKGLNAHPENQSQDSNKEKEKELVMNAMEKLKVGDQNGALDELNQAIEVNETSLNDPQSSALFNIRGGCQMNLGNLLEATNDFNKAIDINSNNASAYFNRGACNYKNNDLQGAINDFNKSIEINPNNAKAYFNLGNLYLDSEGEEEAIPFYTNSIEVDPSNSDAYFNRGLAYEGNYDFEEAVVDFKKVIEIDPKRADAYYKLGDILYSEISNSEAESIKYLDKAIELDQTNAYAYFTRSKARNYLKDYEGALSDALKAYKIDPKLDDLDTDIASYYNDLGRHEDAIKWIDDEIAANRLTNIVINNVASGDEYIDASFYFERGRAQKALGDLKGACEDWKKAADLGDEGAAELLKEHAD; via the coding sequence ATGAAATTCAGGAATACTGCGATTGCCTTAGGGATTGGTGCTGCTGCTGCTGCTGCTGGTCTTTCTTTGTTGAAAGTAGATAAACCAGTCATTATTGGATCGACTGTTGTTTTTTTTGCGGGAGGTTTGATGATTGCTGGAAGAGATGAAAAGGGACTGAATGCTCACCCCGAAAATCAAAGTCAAGACTCTAATAAAGAGAAGGAAAAAGAATTAGTTATGAATGCTATGGAAAAGTTGAAGGTTGGAGATCAAAACGGGGCACTTGATGAACTAAATCAAGCAATAGAAGTTAATGAGACATCCCTAAATGATCCTCAGAGTTCAGCATTGTTTAACATAAGGGGTGGATGTCAAATGAACTTAGGAAACCTTTTAGAAGCAACTAATGATTTCAATAAAGCAATAGACATTAATTCAAATAATGCTAGTGCATATTTTAATCGTGGTGCTTGCAATTATAAGAATAATGATCTACAAGGTGCAATTAATGATTTCAATAAATCGATAGAGATAAACCCTAATAATGCAAAAGCATATTTTAATCTTGGTAATTTATACTTGGATTCTGAAGGTGAAGAAGAAGCGATTCCTTTTTATACAAATTCAATAGAGGTTGACCCAAGCAACAGTGATGCTTACTTTAATAGAGGTCTAGCATACGAGGGAAATTATGACTTTGAAGAAGCAGTAGTCGATTTCAAAAAAGTTATCGAAATTGATCCAAAGCGTGCTGATGCATATTATAAATTAGGAGATATTCTTTACAGTGAAATATCTAACTCTGAAGCAGAATCAATCAAATATTTAGACAAAGCAATTGAATTAGATCAGACAAATGCTTATGCTTACTTTACTCGATCTAAAGCGAGAAACTACTTAAAAGACTATGAAGGAGCACTATCTGATGCACTTAAAGCATATAAAATTGATCCTAAATTAGATGATTTAGATACAGATATTGCATCATATTATAATGATCTAGGTAGACATGAGGATGCAATTAAGTGGATAGATGATGAAATAGCAGCAAATCGACTAACCAACATTGTTATTAACAATGTTGCATCTGGAGATGAGTATATAGATGCATCTTTTTATTTTGAGAGAGGTCGTGCACAAAAAGCATTAGGAGACCTCAAAGGTGCCTGTGAAGATTGGAAAAAAGCAGCAGATTTAGGTGATGAGGGTGCGGCGGAATTATTGAAGGAACATGCTGACTAA
- a CDS encoding ParA family protein has product MFITVCGQKGGVAKTCTSIHLASVWSSKGKKVCVVDADRNRSALAYGSRGNLPFNIVPVEAAAKATRFADVVITDGQASTDEEELKHLAAGSDLVILPTAPKARSVELTVELASLLKELNILHAVLLVKVDFRQKRVADEARAALNKFDLKVLQGEIPLLSAFDKAENQGSAVLHAVDDKGRSDPRRMSGWSAYCSTATQVQCLISKHSFAINNNVLPLSA; this is encoded by the coding sequence TTGTTCATCACTGTCTGTGGTCAGAAAGGTGGAGTAGCTAAAACCTGTACTTCAATTCACTTAGCAAGTGTTTGGTCTTCTAAAGGTAAAAAGGTTTGTGTCGTTGATGCAGATAGGAATCGCTCTGCCCTTGCTTATGGATCTAGAGGGAATTTACCTTTCAATATTGTTCCAGTAGAGGCAGCAGCAAAAGCTACTCGATTTGCAGATGTTGTGATTACTGATGGACAAGCTAGTACTGATGAAGAGGAACTTAAGCATTTAGCTGCTGGTTCTGATTTGGTAATCTTGCCAACTGCACCCAAGGCAAGATCAGTTGAACTAACAGTTGAATTAGCATCTTTGCTTAAAGAATTAAATATTCTTCATGCAGTTCTTTTGGTTAAAGTTGATTTTAGGCAGAAGCGAGTAGCTGATGAGGCAAGAGCTGCTCTTAATAAATTTGATTTAAAAGTTTTACAAGGTGAGATCCCTTTGCTTTCTGCATTTGACAAAGCTGAGAATCAAGGATCTGCAGTTTTACATGCAGTTGATGATAAAGGTCGCTCCGATCCTCGACGAATGTCGGGATGGTCGGCCTATTGCTCTACTGCTACACAAGTTCAATGCCTGATTTCGAAGCACTCATTCGCCATCAACAACAACGTCCTCCCACTGAGCGCCTGA
- a CDS encoding DUF3303 domain-containing protein translates to MQFYVVTCVVPSETQDEGYTAFIKYMEDGAKMDKFEGFELIARLHMPESGELCIICKASDSKALFKHFMFWRSAFGCEFLYRPALTCAEMVEMQKLHNADLEEKGF, encoded by the coding sequence ATGCAATTTTACGTTGTTACTTGTGTAGTTCCTTCTGAGACTCAAGATGAAGGCTACACCGCTTTCATAAAGTATATGGAAGATGGTGCAAAGATGGATAAGTTTGAGGGATTTGAATTAATAGCTAGATTGCATATGCCTGAATCAGGAGAACTTTGTATTATATGCAAAGCATCTGATTCAAAAGCGCTCTTTAAGCATTTTATGTTTTGGAGATCCGCGTTTGGTTGTGAATTCCTTTATAGGCCTGCTTTAACATGTGCGGAAATGGTTGAGATGCAAAAGCTTCACAATGCTGATCTAGAAGAAAAAGGTTTTTGA
- a CDS encoding DUF2862 domain-containing protein: MIKDSSKLKNGQILRVEVCKVQDRLPSKLLKELSKNSLGKLIGYKMVDGNQFGLVLELVAGTNQWFFEDELSEIDNESLEKI; this comes from the coding sequence GTGATTAAAGATTCTTCCAAGTTAAAGAATGGTCAAATTCTAAGGGTCGAAGTCTGCAAAGTTCAAGATCGTCTTCCTAGTAAGCTTTTAAAAGAGCTTTCAAAAAACTCTTTAGGCAAATTAATTGGCTATAAGATGGTAGATGGAAACCAGTTTGGTCTTGTTCTTGAACTTGTTGCTGGTACTAATCAATGGTTTTTCGAAGACGAGTTATCTGAGATTGATAATGAGTCCTTAGAAAAAATATGA
- a CDS encoding TIGR03894 family protein has product MTTDKALLKEVTKELWHTVKKLRPELDRDPRLQLVLKALITIGDLPNQVEAAMIVGVCAEMEEKDSTENKDANKTKTSEEKESPEGRRLVRRSSASK; this is encoded by the coding sequence TTGACTACTGATAAAGCCCTTCTCAAAGAAGTGACCAAAGAGCTTTGGCACACAGTTAAGAAGCTGCGTCCTGAACTTGATAGAGATCCTAGACTGCAATTAGTGCTTAAAGCACTTATAACCATAGGTGACCTCCCTAATCAAGTTGAGGCCGCAATGATAGTAGGAGTCTGTGCTGAAATGGAAGAAAAAGATTCTACAGAGAATAAAGATGCGAATAAAACAAAGACCTCTGAAGAAAAAGAAAGTCCAGAGGGAAGAAGACTAGTTAGAAGAAGCTCTGCCTCAAAATAA
- a CDS encoding SIMPL domain-containing protein, which produces MEVLSRIRALPLNAVKIIRRTPPLVFATTVLSVGGLIGFISASKILVDGLKPPVNYITVTGASTEPIESDIAKWDIKIQAEGKSQVNSYKKHQESIRKTIEFLNRNGVRTNDSQSVALLPASTSVVKTKNSKTGEIISTKWITTQWIEIESNDVFNIDKTYRKISALLGQGVLVKPSRPKFTYTKLAAKRVDMLSKATKDARTRAEAIVRQAGSSLGTVKKVDTGVFQITVPNSTKVSSWGSYDTTTIRKDITAVMGVTFIVE; this is translated from the coding sequence ATGGAAGTTCTATCTCGCATAAGAGCTTTACCTCTTAATGCGGTTAAAATTATTCGGCGCACACCTCCTCTTGTTTTTGCCACGACAGTTTTATCAGTTGGCGGACTTATTGGATTTATAAGCGCATCAAAAATCTTGGTAGATGGACTCAAGCCTCCTGTGAATTACATCACTGTAACGGGAGCGAGTACAGAACCGATAGAAAGTGACATCGCAAAGTGGGACATCAAAATACAGGCAGAAGGGAAATCACAAGTGAACTCCTATAAAAAGCATCAGGAATCCATAAGAAAAACTATCGAGTTTCTTAATCGCAATGGGGTTCGAACGAATGACTCTCAATCTGTAGCCTTACTACCTGCTTCGACATCCGTGGTGAAAACCAAAAATTCAAAAACAGGTGAAATTATTTCCACAAAATGGATCACTACTCAATGGATAGAAATTGAAAGTAATGATGTTTTTAATATTGATAAGACATATCGAAAAATCAGTGCACTTCTTGGCCAGGGAGTCCTTGTAAAGCCTAGTCGGCCAAAGTTCACATATACAAAGCTTGCAGCAAAACGAGTCGACATGCTTTCTAAGGCAACTAAAGATGCACGAACGCGAGCAGAGGCAATTGTCCGGCAAGCAGGTTCAAGTCTTGGCACTGTGAAGAAAGTTGATACTGGTGTTTTTCAAATAACAGTCCCCAACTCAACCAAGGTCAGCAGCTGGGGTTCTTATGACACAACAACGATCAGAAAAGATATTACGGCCGTAATGGGAGTCACTTTCATTGTCGAATAA
- a CDS encoding site-specific integrase, whose translation MPIKTETDPWVGNFRDLLKASIADGDQWFVTNYKGKMRLQVKVDGKVSTRILPFDWTKSGAAKALPYIQQIYKRYSLAKGKKTLAQACEVTSASDSKHELKWDELITDFRKFVPNAGELTWKKSYIPVLTKAGVLMQRAKGKPIDGESLMLKSLEQWEQGTRGRQIARRSLRNFLDWAVLRGKLPAAYAPPATVPEIRKPKRIGFALSDVQILRLIESETDEKWRFGLQLLSVYGLRPEELRFLRFKGNELWSIYQKSKGGTKGDKTEPRRLHPLLLTNMDGEIIDWKLEKRLKAGESLPPLGQEGKGSEALRTRLRGKAVWKALQKEAEHIGEVLVPYTFRHRYAKQSHAAGFPVSNIAAAMGHTIEVHLESYARFVPDGTADLYAKRNKTAKAA comes from the coding sequence ATGCCTATTAAGACTGAAACTGATCCTTGGGTAGGGAACTTTAGGGATTTATTAAAAGCTTCTATTGCAGATGGCGATCAATGGTTCGTTACTAACTACAAGGGCAAAATGCGCCTTCAAGTGAAAGTCGATGGAAAAGTTTCAACAAGAATCCTTCCTTTTGATTGGACTAAATCAGGAGCAGCCAAAGCACTTCCTTATATTCAGCAAATTTACAAAAGATATTCTTTAGCCAAAGGGAAAAAGACACTTGCTCAAGCCTGTGAAGTTACAAGTGCATCAGATTCAAAGCATGAATTGAAATGGGATGAGCTAATTACAGACTTCAGAAAGTTTGTTCCTAATGCTGGGGAATTGACGTGGAAGAAAAGTTATATACCCGTTCTTACGAAAGCTGGCGTATTAATGCAGCGGGCTAAAGGTAAACCGATTGATGGTGAATCATTAATGCTCAAATCTTTAGAGCAATGGGAGCAAGGAACACGAGGAAGACAAATTGCTCGCCGTAGTCTTAGGAACTTTCTTGATTGGGCTGTTTTACGTGGAAAGCTTCCAGCCGCTTATGCACCGCCTGCAACAGTTCCAGAAATCAGGAAGCCTAAAAGAATAGGGTTTGCTTTAAGTGATGTTCAGATACTTCGATTAATTGAATCTGAAACCGATGAGAAGTGGAGATTCGGCCTACAACTTTTAAGCGTTTATGGATTACGTCCTGAAGAATTGAGATTTTTAAGGTTCAAAGGCAATGAACTTTGGTCGATCTATCAAAAATCAAAAGGTGGAACAAAAGGAGATAAAACTGAACCTCGCAGATTGCATCCTTTACTGCTTACCAATATGGATGGAGAGATTATTGATTGGAAGTTAGAGAAGCGATTAAAAGCTGGTGAATCACTCCCACCTTTAGGACAAGAAGGTAAAGGATCTGAAGCACTTCGTACACGCTTAAGAGGTAAAGCTGTTTGGAAAGCACTCCAAAAAGAAGCGGAACATATAGGAGAGGTTTTAGTCCCCTACACATTCCGCCATCGGTATGCAAAACAATCTCATGCTGCTGGTTTCCCTGTTTCTAATATTGCCGCTGCGATGGGGCACACGATTGAAGTTCACTTAGAAAGTTATGCCCGCTTTGTTCCTGATGGAACTGCTGATCTTTACGCCAAAAGAAATAAAACTGCTAAGGCTGCATAA
- a CDS encoding tetratricopeptide repeat protein, whose amino-acid sequence MMEEESQRLIEEYYENGNKKFNCNDYSGSLLEFNKVIELNPKDYIAYFNRSNAKGKLGDYQGALDDLTKAIEINPKYALAYYNRSNVKTQLGDLNGAIDDYTRTMLGGTDDYTKAIAVDLDLIIGSFLNRGLCKFDLEQYADAIDDYTQSIRLDPLLEIAFIYRANAKVQLNDFRGAIEDYSKAIEINSNNYDAFNNRGYIKFTLNQLPDALSDYTKAIEIDPLKVLAYNNRANLKLSSGDIKGACEDWKKAAELGDEDTAELLKQHCE is encoded by the coding sequence ATGATGGAAGAAGAAAGTCAACGTTTAATCGAAGAGTATTACGAGAATGGCAACAAAAAATTTAATTGCAATGATTACTCTGGATCACTTTTAGAATTCAATAAAGTAATTGAGCTGAACCCAAAAGATTACATTGCTTATTTCAATCGTAGTAATGCTAAGGGAAAGTTAGGTGACTATCAAGGTGCATTAGATGATTTAACAAAGGCAATAGAAATTAATCCAAAATATGCTCTTGCTTATTACAATCGCAGCAATGTTAAGACTCAGTTAGGAGATTTAAATGGTGCTATAGATGATTATACGAGAACTATGTTGGGTGGTACAGATGATTATACGAAGGCTATAGCCGTTGATTTAGACCTTATTATTGGGTCGTTTTTGAACCGTGGACTCTGCAAGTTTGACTTAGAGCAATATGCAGATGCTATTGATGATTACACTCAATCAATTAGGCTTGATCCACTTTTAGAAATTGCTTTCATTTATCGAGCGAATGCAAAAGTTCAACTAAATGATTTTAGAGGAGCAATCGAGGACTACTCGAAGGCAATTGAGATTAACTCTAACAATTATGATGCATTCAATAATCGGGGATACATTAAATTTACGCTTAATCAACTTCCAGATGCACTATCTGACTACACCAAAGCAATAGAAATTGACCCCCTAAAGGTACTTGCATATAATAATCGAGCTAATTTAAAGTTGTCTTCCGGAGACATCAAAGGTGCCTGTGAAGATTGGAAGAAAGCAGCAGAATTAGGTGATGAAGATACGGCTGAATTATTGAAGCAGCATTGTGAATGA
- a CDS encoding sulfite exporter TauE/SafE family protein: MNIYIYGFQGILFLVAIFANLLSALSGGGAGLIQLPVLLLLGLQFPTALATHKMASVALGIGASLQYFKKRSLKRSFSAFILFCGLPGVLVGSQLALVIPERAGALSLGTLTLFLGIFSAKCPHINNLSNKQEISLTKKLSGGFVLFIIGLINGSLASGTGLFVTIWLVVWFGLSYTSAIAYTLVLVGVVWNGTGAVALAMNTAIRWEWLPALIGGALLGGYIGAHIAIAKGEKLVKKAFEIISFAVGTSLILKAI, translated from the coding sequence ATGAATATATATATTTACGGGTTTCAAGGAATCTTATTTCTTGTTGCAATATTTGCAAATTTACTTTCCGCGCTATCGGGAGGAGGTGCTGGGTTAATTCAATTACCAGTTTTGTTATTGCTAGGACTCCAATTCCCTACTGCTTTAGCAACTCACAAAATGGCAAGCGTTGCACTTGGTATTGGAGCAAGCTTGCAATACTTTAAGAAAAGGAGTTTGAAAAGATCCTTTTCGGCTTTTATTCTTTTTTGTGGATTGCCTGGGGTTTTAGTTGGTTCGCAATTGGCTCTTGTGATACCAGAAAGAGCAGGTGCTTTGTCCCTCGGGACGTTAACTCTTTTCTTGGGAATATTTTCGGCAAAGTGTCCTCATATAAATAACTTATCTAATAAACAAGAAATTTCGTTAACTAAGAAACTAAGTGGTGGTTTTGTTCTATTCATTATTGGCTTAATAAATGGTTCACTAGCCTCAGGGACAGGTTTATTCGTAACAATTTGGCTGGTTGTGTGGTTTGGTCTGTCTTATACAAGCGCGATTGCTTACACGCTTGTTCTTGTAGGGGTTGTCTGGAATGGTACCGGGGCTGTTGCATTAGCCATGAATACAGCAATCCGATGGGAATGGCTACCAGCATTGATTGGAGGGGCCCTTTTAGGTGGGTATATTGGAGCTCATATAGCAATTGCTAAAGGAGAAAAACTGGTAAAAAAAGCATTCGAAATTATTTCATTTGCTGTTGGAACTTCGCTTATTTTAAAGGCGATTTAG
- a CDS encoding DUF4278 domain-containing protein, with protein sequence MSLTYRGQKYIQHKAAVSKEHVTLTYRGKQYQS encoded by the coding sequence ATGTCTTTAACTTATAGAGGTCAAAAGTACATTCAGCACAAAGCTGCGGTATCAAAGGAGCATGTAACTCTCACCTATCGTGGCAAGCAATACCAAAGCTAA
- a CDS encoding SemiSWEET transporter: MDTNGFLVSSDLFGFVAAALTTFAFFPQVVKTWKSRKTDGLSIVMLIMFITGLIFWIIYAIQTKSIPVLIANIITLIFNLTILILKLIY; this comes from the coding sequence ATGGACACTAACGGATTTCTAGTCAGTTCTGACCTTTTTGGATTTGTAGCGGCTGCGTTGACAACTTTTGCTTTTTTCCCTCAGGTCGTGAAGACATGGAAAAGTAGAAAGACAGATGGGCTCTCCATAGTCATGTTAATAATGTTTATAACAGGTCTTATATTCTGGATCATCTATGCAATTCAAACCAAATCAATACCAGTTTTAATAGCAAACATTATCACCTTAATCTTTAATCTGACTATTCTCATACTAAAGCTGATCTATTAA
- a CDS encoding DUF2862 domain-containing protein: MEGVDNFSDLFQIGSEVSIDVNRIKDRIPEELFKKLQKDSSGVIIDYKITDGTDIGFFIKLDDESTHWFFNKELRENAGKIKAIKTNKNTNIKPNRIISYQYTEHSKELAYILNPLNFAKWLIYSSKDIF, translated from the coding sequence GTGGAAGGAGTAGACAATTTTAGTGACCTTTTTCAAATTGGCTCTGAGGTTTCCATAGATGTCAATAGAATCAAGGATAGGATCCCTGAAGAGCTTTTTAAAAAGCTTCAAAAAGACTCTTCTGGAGTGATCATCGACTATAAAATCACTGATGGAACTGACATTGGATTTTTCATAAAGTTAGATGATGAATCAACTCACTGGTTCTTTAACAAAGAACTTCGAGAGAATGCAGGCAAGATTAAAGCAATTAAAACAAATAAAAATACTAATATAAAGCCAAATAGAATAATTAGTTATCAATATACGGAACATTCAAAAGAGTTAGCCTATATCCTTAACCCTCTTAATTTTGCAAAATGGCTTATATACTCCTCCAAAGATATTTTCTAA
- a CDS encoding DUF2130 domain-containing protein, which yields MNKINCPECGESFSVDEGAYSKILKQIRDKEFDSEVNERLLLAEKDKAKSIELVKKTTQMEMHESLIAKDIEIQALGTKLASAEIAKNLALHEVKRSSEIECSQLQNKLERIEESNKITQKLAITEAVNEMHKEQSNLKSQLEKISLERQLAEKSLKEKYEIQIKDRDDAIDRLRDMKLRLSTKMIGESLEQHCEIEFNRIRATAFPKAYFEKDNDISSGSKGDYIFREFNEGGVEIVSIMFEMKNESDMTANKKKNEDFLKELNKDRIQKNCEYAVLVSQLEPDNDFYNSGITDLSHRYPKMFAVRPQCFIPIITLLRNAAMKSLEYKSELMLVKAQNIDITDFENNLDVFKNAFGKNYNLASRRFQSAIEEIDKSIEHLQKTKDSLLGADRNLRLANDKAQDISVKKLTKNNPTMARKFSNLKNQNAA from the coding sequence ATGAACAAAATAAATTGTCCAGAATGCGGGGAGTCTTTCAGCGTAGATGAGGGTGCCTACTCAAAGATTCTCAAGCAAATAAGAGATAAGGAGTTTGACAGTGAGGTAAATGAAAGACTTTTACTAGCGGAAAAAGACAAGGCCAAGTCCATTGAGCTAGTAAAAAAAACAACTCAAATGGAAATGCATGAATCTCTAATAGCAAAAGACATAGAAATACAAGCCTTGGGAACCAAGCTTGCTTCTGCAGAAATTGCAAAAAACTTAGCCCTACACGAAGTCAAGCGCTCTTCAGAAATAGAGTGTAGTCAACTACAAAATAAATTAGAGCGAATTGAAGAAAGCAATAAAATCACGCAAAAGCTTGCTATTACAGAAGCAGTAAATGAAATGCACAAAGAACAAAGTAATCTCAAGAGTCAACTAGAAAAAATTTCACTCGAGAGGCAACTAGCTGAAAAATCACTTAAAGAGAAATACGAAATTCAAATCAAAGATCGTGATGATGCAATTGACAGGTTGCGAGACATGAAGCTAAGACTGTCAACTAAAATGATTGGAGAGTCTCTAGAGCAACATTGTGAAATAGAGTTCAATAGGATTCGTGCAACTGCGTTCCCAAAAGCTTACTTTGAGAAAGATAATGATATAAGTAGTGGCAGTAAAGGTGATTATATTTTTCGTGAATTCAATGAAGGAGGTGTTGAAATAGTTTCAATTATGTTCGAAATGAAAAATGAAAGTGATATGACAGCCAACAAGAAAAAAAATGAGGATTTTCTAAAAGAATTAAACAAAGATCGCATTCAAAAAAATTGCGAATATGCGGTTTTAGTTTCTCAACTTGAGCCCGATAATGATTTCTACAATTCGGGTATTACTGATTTATCACACAGATATCCAAAGATGTTTGCAGTTAGGCCACAATGCTTCATTCCAATCATTACCCTTTTGCGCAATGCTGCAATGAAGTCTCTTGAATATAAGTCAGAACTCATGCTGGTAAAGGCACAGAATATAGATATAACTGATTTTGAAAATAACTTAGACGTTTTTAAAAATGCATTTGGAAAGAACTACAACCTTGCATCTAGGCGATTCCAGAGTGCCATAGAAGAAATTGACAAATCAATAGAGCATTTACAAAAAACCAAAGATTCACTTCTTGGCGCTGATAGGAATTTACGATTAGCCAATGACAAAGCTCAAGATATAAGTGTTAAGAAGTTAACTAAAAATAACCCTACTATGGCTAGAAAGTTTAGTAACCTAAAAAATCAAAATGCAGCCTGA
- a CDS encoding glycosyl transferase: MDFQQGLITTIHEYGVAGDSLDNLRQGLSKRPTSILIPCLFEEFRRPALKLIRDVLKNLDGLNELVIALSANSREEVLEAKAFFETMPYPVHVQWTNSPSVIELLQTQANNGLDLIGTPGKGWAVWQGIGIATRSSEVVALFDADIRTFSSAYPIRMLQPLLEPSHGISYVKAFYSRLSLETNALQGRATRLFVGPLLTSLEQLVGHGSFLEYLKEFRYPLAGEFAFTKDLGMNLRIPCDWGLEIGLLSEVYKNVRISRIAQVDLGIFDHKHKGIGQNPKEGLQKMCTEILSSVLRGLMEHQAESLSDSQLSNLEVLFRRVGQDRVKQFGLDSAVNQLPYNRHEEELAIQKFSKIIRPAILKFLESPVTQQLPCWARVLACENRLQEDLAEAGKG; this comes from the coding sequence ATGGACTTTCAACAGGGTTTGATAACAACAATTCATGAGTATGGGGTTGCTGGAGATTCTCTAGACAACTTAAGGCAAGGGCTATCAAAAAGACCCACCTCCATCTTGATACCTTGCTTGTTCGAAGAATTCAGAAGGCCTGCTTTGAAGCTCATCAGAGATGTTCTGAAAAATTTAGATGGATTAAATGAACTTGTAATTGCTTTATCAGCCAACTCAAGAGAAGAAGTCTTAGAAGCCAAGGCATTCTTCGAAACAATGCCTTACCCAGTGCATGTTCAATGGACAAATAGTCCTTCTGTAATTGAACTACTCCAAACTCAAGCAAATAACGGCTTGGATTTAATTGGAACACCAGGCAAAGGCTGGGCCGTTTGGCAAGGCATTGGTATAGCCACTCGAAGTTCAGAAGTCGTAGCTCTATTTGATGCAGATATAAGAACTTTTAGTTCTGCATATCCGATCAGAATGCTTCAGCCCTTGCTTGAGCCATCTCATGGCATCTCATACGTAAAAGCTTTCTATAGTCGATTGTCTTTAGAAACAAATGCTCTTCAAGGAAGAGCAACAAGGCTTTTTGTTGGCCCTCTATTAACTTCATTGGAACAATTAGTTGGCCATGGTTCTTTCCTTGAATACCTAAAAGAATTTAGATATCCGCTTGCTGGAGAATTTGCTTTTACAAAAGATCTTGGAATGAATCTAAGAATCCCTTGCGATTGGGGATTGGAAATTGGACTTTTATCAGAGGTTTATAAGAATGTAAGGATTTCAAGGATTGCACAAGTGGATCTAGGGATATTTGATCACAAGCATAAAGGTATTGGACAGAACCCAAAAGAAGGTCTTCAAAAAATGTGTACAGAGATCCTCTCTAGTGTTTTAAGAGGATTAATGGAACATCAAGCTGAATCATTATCAGATTCACAACTTTCAAACTTAGAAGTCCTTTTTAGGCGCGTTGGGCAAGATCGAGTTAAACAATTCGGGTTGGATTCGGCCGTTAATCAACTTCCTTATAACAGGCATGAAGAAGAGCTGGCTATACAGAAATTTTCTAAAATCATTAGGCCAGCAATACTAAAATTCCTGGAATCACCCGTAACGCAACAATTACCTTGCTGGGCAAGAGTTTTAGCTTGTGAGAACAGACTCCAGGAAGACTTAGCAGAAGCTGGTAAAGGCTAA